In Streptomyces asoensis, a single genomic region encodes these proteins:
- a CDS encoding class I SAM-dependent methyltransferase has translation MREGHNGTGPGAITPDGCAVELYSRLPVGDEPEIITAAVPPRAHILELGSGVGRITHALLDRGFTVTAVDESAEMLERVRGARTIRGPIEDLALEETFDVVMLASFLVHNADAGLRRKMLRACARHVADGGCVLIQREGAHYHCDVPRERVDPAGFTVRIVSCEPVADGVDSVRAQYEFPDAVWTQTFRSRSLTDEQFEEALTEAGLERESWLTQDRMWVRAVRTAE, from the coding sequence ATGCGAGAAGGACACAACGGAACCGGCCCCGGCGCGATCACCCCCGACGGCTGCGCGGTCGAGCTCTACTCCCGCCTGCCGGTGGGCGACGAACCCGAGATCATCACCGCGGCGGTGCCCCCGCGCGCCCACATCCTGGAACTGGGCAGCGGCGTCGGCCGGATCACCCACGCCCTCCTGGACCGCGGCTTCACGGTCACGGCCGTGGACGAATCCGCCGAGATGCTGGAACGCGTCCGCGGGGCGCGCACCATACGCGGCCCCATCGAGGACCTCGCCCTGGAGGAGACGTTCGACGTCGTGATGCTCGCGTCGTTCCTCGTGCACAACGCGGACGCCGGCTTACGGCGAAAGATGCTGCGCGCCTGCGCACGGCACGTCGCCGACGGCGGGTGCGTGCTGATCCAGCGGGAGGGAGCGCACTACCACTGCGACGTGCCGCGCGAACGCGTCGATCCCGCCGGCTTCACGGTACGGATCGTCTCGTGCGAGCCCGTCGCGGACGGCGTCGACTCCGTGCGCGCGCAGTACGAGTTCCCGGACGCGGTATGGACCCAGACCTTCAGATCCCGGTCCTTGACCGATGAACAGTTCGAGGAGGCACTGACCGAGGCGGGACTGGAACGGGAGAGCTGGCTGACGCAGGACCGCATGTGGGTGAGAGCGGTGCGGACGGCGGAGTAA